In a genomic window of Paenibacillus sonchi:
- a CDS encoding protein rexA, whose protein sequence is MKNGFYATYRSKNKGKDKRSINLSVFLNSLLADNHHLQVGSNYLYIHKIDGKTFLFTKTNDKSLVQKINRSKASVEDIKNSLADDESLGFPSFLFVEGDTIGFARTVFGPTTSDLTDFLIGKGMSLSSGERVQIEPLMRGTTKDDVMHMHFIGRTTVKVEAKLPVFGDILKVLGATDIEGELFDSLDIVIKPKFKRDIKKVAKDIIFNPSPQFSDISLRAKDEAGDILTEHYLSEKGHLSAPLNKVTNAEIAEEMAYCYARMKSDILECFKRQVGKVKD, encoded by the coding sequence ATGAAGAATGGTTTTTATGCGACTTACCGCAGCAAAAATAAAGGGAAAGATAAGCGCTCAATAAACCTGTCTGTTTTCCTTAATTCTCTGCTGGCTGATAATCATCACCTGCAGGTTGGCTCCAATTATTTGTATATTCATAAAATCGATGGAAAAACTTTTCTCTTTACCAAAACAAATGACAAGAGTCTGGTTCAGAAGATAAATCGCTCTAAAGCTTCAGTTGAAGATATTAAGAACAGCCTCGCAGATGACGAATCATTGGGATTCCCATCTTTTTTGTTTGTTGAAGGCGACACCATTGGTTTTGCCAGAACTGTTTTCGGGCCGACCACATCCGATCTGACAGATTTTTTAATCGGGAAAGGAATGTCATTAAGCAGTGGAGAGCGCGTTCAGATAGAGCCACTGATGAGGGGAACCACCAAAGACGATGTTATGCATATGCATTTCATCGGCCGAACAACGGTGAAGGTAGAAGCCAAGCTACCTGTATTTGGCGATATATTAAAGGTCTTAGGGGCAACAGATATTGAAGGGGAGCTTTTTGACTCATTGGATATAGTCATTAAGCCAAAATTTAAAAGGGATATAAAAAAGGTTGCCAAGGATATTATTTTTAACCCGTCACCTCAATTTTCAGACATTAGCCTGCGGGCAAAAGATGAGGCCGGAGATATTTTAACAGAACATTATCTATCAGAAAAAGGCCATCTCTCAGCGCCTCTGAACAAGGTCACCAATGCTGAGATAGCTGAAGAGATGGCATATTGCTACGCAAGAATGAAAAGTGATATACTGGAATGTTTTAAAAGGCAGGTGGGCAAAGTTAAGGATTAA
- a CDS encoding LexA family protein — translation MSTKKKPLTQEQLEDARRLKAIYEKKKNELGLSQESVADKMGMGQSGVGALFNGINALNAYNAALLTKILKVSVEEFSPSIAREIYEMYEAVSMQPSLRSEYEYPVFSHVQAGMFSPKLRTFTKGDAERWVSTTKKASDSAFWLEVEGNSMTAPTGSKPSFPDGMLILVDPEQAVEPGDFCIARLGGDEFTFKKLIRDSGQVFLQPLNPQYPMIPCNESCSVVGKVIASQWPEETFG, via the coding sequence ATGAGCACAAAAAAGAAACCATTAACACAAGAGCAGCTTGAGGACGCACGTCGCCTTAAAGCAATTTATGAAAAAAAGAAAAATGAACTTGGCTTATCCCAGGAATCTGTCGCAGACAAGATGGGGATGGGGCAGTCAGGCGTTGGTGCTTTATTTAATGGCATCAATGCATTAAATGCTTATAACGCCGCATTGCTTACAAAAATTCTCAAAGTTAGCGTTGAAGAATTTAGCCCTTCAATCGCCAGAGAAATCTACGAGATGTATGAAGCGGTTAGTATGCAGCCGTCACTTAGAAGTGAGTATGAGTACCCTGTTTTTTCTCATGTTCAGGCAGGGATGTTCTCACCTAAGCTTAGAACCTTTACCAAAGGTGATGCGGAGAGATGGGTAAGCACAACCAAAAAAGCCAGTGATTCTGCATTCTGGCTTGAGGTTGAAGGTAATTCCATGACCGCACCAACAGGCTCCAAGCCAAGCTTTCCTGACGGAATGTTAATTCTCGTTGACCCTGAGCAGGCTGTTGAGCCAGGTGATTTCTGCATAGCCAGACTTGGGGGTGATGAGTTTACCTTCAAGAAACTGATCAGGGATAGCGGTCAGGTGTTTTTACAACCACTAAACCCACAGTACCCAATGATCCCATGCAATGAGAGTTGTTCCGTTGTGGGGAAAGTTATCGCTAGTCAGTGGCCTGAAGAGACGTTTGGCTGA
- a CDS encoding Cro/CI family transcriptional regulator: MEQRITLKDYAMRFGQTKTAKDLGVYQSAINKAIHAGRKIFLTINADGSVYAEEVKPFPSNKKTTA, encoded by the coding sequence ATGGAACAACGCATAACCCTGAAAGATTATGCAATGCGCTTTGGGCAAACCAAGACAGCTAAAGATCTCGGCGTATATCAAAGCGCGATCAACAAGGCCATTCATGCAGGCCGAAAGATTTTTTTAACTATAAACGCTGATGGAAGCGTTTATGCGGAAGAGGTAAAGCCCTTCCCGAGTAACAAAAAAACAACAGCATAA